CTTTTCTTCTATTTACGTAAATGACTTGTTTGCTTTAGCATATGACTTATGCGACTGACAATTGATTCAATTGCGTCTGGATTTTTTAATAAATCATAATCATTAATATCTAAACGTAGGACAGGGCATGAATTAAAATTATTTATCCAATTTTCGTAACGCTCATGCATTTCAATCCAATAATCATTCGGTGTTTGCTGCTCCATCTCACGACCACGCTCTTGAATACGTCCAATGACATCATCAATCGGCCCCTCTAAATAAACTAATAAATCTGGGTGCGGGAAATACGGTGTCATCACCATCGCATCAAATAAATTACGATACGTTTCATAATCAGTTGGACTCATTGTTCCTTTATCATAATGCATTTTGGCAAAAATCCCTGTATCTTCATA
This genomic interval from Lysinibacillus sphaericus contains the following:
- a CDS encoding deoxynucleoside kinase, with product MNLREKYDIPPQTVITIAGTVGVGKSTMTKALAQALNFRTSFEKVDTNPYLDKFYDDFEKWSFHLQVYFLAERFKEQKRIFEYGGGFVQDRSIYEDTGIFAKMHYDKGTMSPTDYETYRNLFDAMVMTPYFPHPDLLVYLEGPIDDVIGRIQERGREMEQQTPNDYWIEMHERYENWINNFNSCPVLRLDINDYDLLKNPDAIESIVSRISHMLKQTSHLRK